One Coffea arabica cultivar ET-39 chromosome 5c, Coffea Arabica ET-39 HiFi, whole genome shotgun sequence DNA window includes the following coding sequences:
- the LOC140004309 gene encoding secretory carrier-associated membrane protein 1-like isoform X3, whose amino-acid sequence MAGRYDSNPFAEEEVNPFADNGARGQGQSNYGGGAFYMTNPGSVAPANSKLSPLPHEPAATVDIPLDSSKDLKKLEKELQAKEAELKKREQELKRREDAVARGSNHFSTKEQR is encoded by the exons ATGGCTGGCCGTTACGATTCCAATCCGTTTGCTGAAGAAGAAGTGAACCCGTTTGCG gacaatggAGCTCGAGGACAGGGTCAATCAAACTATGGTGGTGGTGCATTTTACATGACA AATCCTGGAAGTGTTGCTCCAGCAAACTCAAAGTTGTCTCCTCTTCCTCATGAACCTGCTGCAACTGTTGATATTCCACTTGATAGTTCTAAG GATCTGAAAAAGTTGGAAAAGGAACTTCAAGCTAAAGAAGCTGAACTGAAGAAAAGGGAACAG GAATTGAAAAGGAGGGAAGATGCTGTAGCTCGAG GGTCCAAtcatttttcaacaaaggaacaAAGATAG
- the LOC140004309 gene encoding secretory carrier-associated membrane protein 1-like isoform X1, which translates to MAGRYDSNPFAEEEVNPFADNGARGQGQSNYGGGAFYMTNPGSVAPANSKLSPLPHEPAATVDIPLDSSKDLKKLEKELQAKEAELKKREQELKRREDAVARAGVVIEEKNWPPFFPIIHHDIANEIPIHLQKLQYVAFTTFLGMSTGSNHFSTKEQR; encoded by the exons ATGGCTGGCCGTTACGATTCCAATCCGTTTGCTGAAGAAGAAGTGAACCCGTTTGCG gacaatggAGCTCGAGGACAGGGTCAATCAAACTATGGTGGTGGTGCATTTTACATGACA AATCCTGGAAGTGTTGCTCCAGCAAACTCAAAGTTGTCTCCTCTTCCTCATGAACCTGCTGCAACTGTTGATATTCCACTTGATAGTTCTAAG GATCTGAAAAAGTTGGAAAAGGAACTTCAAGCTAAAGAAGCTGAACTGAAGAAAAGGGAACAG GAATTGAAAAGGAGGGAAGATGCTGTAGCTCGAG CCGGAGTGGTTATAGAAGAAAAGAACTGGCCACCATTTTTTCCTATTATTCATCATGACATTGCAAATGAAATTCCTATCCATCTTCAGAAATTGCAATATGTTGCATTTACGACATTCCTGGGTATGTCCACAGGGTCCAAtcatttttcaacaaaggaacaAAGATAG
- the LOC140004309 gene encoding secretory carrier-associated membrane protein 2-like isoform X2, with product MAGRYDSNPFAEEEVNPFANPGSVAPANSKLSPLPHEPAATVDIPLDSSKDLKKLEKELQAKEAELKKREQELKRREDAVARAGVVIEEKNWPPFFPIIHHDIANEIPIHLQKLQYVAFTTFLGMSTGSNHFSTKEQR from the exons ATGGCTGGCCGTTACGATTCCAATCCGTTTGCTGAAGAAGAAGTGAACCCGTTTGCG AATCCTGGAAGTGTTGCTCCAGCAAACTCAAAGTTGTCTCCTCTTCCTCATGAACCTGCTGCAACTGTTGATATTCCACTTGATAGTTCTAAG GATCTGAAAAAGTTGGAAAAGGAACTTCAAGCTAAAGAAGCTGAACTGAAGAAAAGGGAACAG GAATTGAAAAGGAGGGAAGATGCTGTAGCTCGAG CCGGAGTGGTTATAGAAGAAAAGAACTGGCCACCATTTTTTCCTATTATTCATCATGACATTGCAAATGAAATTCCTATCCATCTTCAGAAATTGCAATATGTTGCATTTACGACATTCCTGGGTATGTCCACAGGGTCCAAtcatttttcaacaaaggaacaAAGATAG
- the LOC140007765 gene encoding epoxide hydrolase 3-like: MEMIRHNYVNVRGLKLHVAETGTGPAVVFLHGFPEIWYSWRHQMIAVANAGFRAIAPDFRGYGLSEVPAEPEKATFRDLVDDSNLDSFELQKVFLVGKDFGARVVHHFALLHQDRVAALVTVGVPFMTTGPESSLDFLPKGFYMLRWREPGRAEQDFGRFDIKTVVKNIYILFSGSDLQVAREDQEIMDLVDPSTPLPPWFSEEDLTNYANLYEKSGFQTALQVPYRTWLEGDGVENPRISVPALLIMGEKDYALKFASLGEYISSGKVKEYVPELEITFLPEGTHFVQEQFPDKVNQLLLTFLNKHK; encoded by the exons ATGGAAATGATCCGGCATAACTATGTGAATGTTAGGGGTCTGAAACTTCATGTTGCAGAGACTGGAACAG GTCCTGCTGTGGTTTTCTTACATGGGTTTCCAGAAATTTGGTATTCATGGAGGCATCAGATGATAGCAGTGGCTAACGCTGGATTTCGAGCAATAGCACCTGATTTCAGAGGTTATGGACTTTCTGAAGTGCCTGCAGAGCCAGAAAAGGCAACATTCAGGGACCTTGTGGACGACAGCAATCTTGATTCTTTTGAGCTCCAGAAG GTTTTTCTTGTGGGAAAGGATTTTGGAGCTCGAGTAGTTCACCATTTTGCACTCCTTCACCAAGACAGGGTTGCAGCACTTGTGACAGTGGGTGTGCCATTCATGACTACCGGTCCAGAATCTTCTCTGGATTTCCTGCCCAAGGGATTCTATATGTTGAGATGGAGG GAACCAGGGAGGGCTGAACAAGATTTTGGCAGGTTTGATATCAAGACAGTGGTGAAGAACATATATATTCTCTTCTCAGGAAGTGACTTACAAGTAGCTAGAGAAGACCAGGAGATAATGGACTTGGTTGATCCTTCTACACCACTACCCCCTTGGTTTAGTGAAGAAGATCTTACTAACTATGCAAACCTATACGAGAAATCTGGTTTCCAAACTGCATTGCAGGTCCCATACAG AACCTGGTTAGAAGGGGATGGAGTTGAAAATCCCAGGATCAGTGTCCCCGCCCTGCTGATAATGGGAGAAAAGGACTATGCCTTGAAGTTTGCAAGTCTAGGAGAATACATAAGTAGTGGAAAGGTCAAAGAATATGTTCCTGAGCTGGAGATAACTTTCTTGCCAGAGGGAACCCACTTTGTTCAAGAGCAATTTCCTGACAAGGTGAACCAGCTTCTGCTGACCTTCCTGAATAAGCATAAATGA
- the LOC140007764 gene encoding probable polyol transporter 4 isoform X2, which produces MVVMMIHIIRRNWRIGERLQGSLFLLVPFLHLSTMSSLDMMECTAPLFHRLEFWLVRRQMDMMPPGMQFSNVGVMSGAILFIHQDLNISEIQEEILVGILSIISIFGSLAGGRISDAVGRKWSMGLAAFIFQAGAGIMAVAPSFEILMIGRILAGIGIGFGVMIAPVYIAEISPTVARGSLTSFPEIFINIGILFGYVSNYAFSGLSAHINWRIMLAVGIFPSVLIAFALFVIPESPRWLVVQNRVEEAKSVLAKTNDNDAEVEQRLAEIQLAAGNDAQKYKDKPVWREFLSPSPALRKMLITAFGIQCYQQITGIDATVYYSPEIFKAAGIEGESKLLAATVAVGVTKTVFILVAIFLIDKAGRRPLLLASTVGMTTCLFTVAFSLSLLGHGSVGIALAVLSVCGNVAFFSVGMGPICWVLTSEIFPLRFRAQASALGSVGNRVCSGLVAMSFLSVSRAITVAGTFFLFGAISATAIVFVYMIVPETKGKSLEEIEQMFENGCQSQDSEVQLGDVERLVQKQ; this is translated from the exons ATGGTGGTGATGATGATTCACATCATCAGGCGGAATTGGAGAATAGGAGAAAGACTACAAGGAAGTTTGTTTTTGCTTGTGCCGTTTTTGCATCTCTCAACAATGTCCTCCTTGGATATG ATGGAATGCACTGCACCACTCTTTCATAGGCTTGAGTTTTGGCTTGTACGTAGACAGATGGATATGATGCCCCCCGGAATGCAGTTCTCTA ATGTAGGTGTAATGAGTGGGGCAATCTTGTTCATTCACCAAGATTTGAATATATCAGAGATCCAGGAAGAAATTCTGGTTGGTATTCTGAGCATTATTTCAATCTTTGGTAGTTTAGCTGGTGGAAGAATATCAGATGCCGTTGGCAGAAAGTGGTCTATGGGTTTGGCTGCTTTCATCTTCCAAGCAGGAGCAGGAATAATGGCTGTAGCCCCTTCATTTGAGATACTAATGATAGGAAGAATATTGGCTGGAAttggaattggctttggagTCATGATTGCACCTGTCTATATTGCAGAGATATCACCTACTGTTGCTAGAGGCTCACTCACCTCCTTTCCAGAAATTTTCATTAATATCGGAATCCTTTTTGGTTATGTCTCTAATTATGCATTTTCCGGGCTTTCAGCACACATAAATTGGAGGATAATGCTGGCTGTGGGAATTTTTCCCTCAGTTTTGATAGCATTTGCTCTTTTCGTAATCCCCGAGTCGCCAAGGTGGTTAGTTGTGCAAAACCGAGTCGAAGAAGCTAAGTCGGTTCTGGCCAAAACAAATGATAATGATGCAGAGGTGGAGCAGAGGCTAGCAGAAATTCAATTAGCTGCTGGAAATGAtgcacaaaagtacaaagacaagCCTGTCTGGCGTGAATTTTTAAGTCCTTCTCCTGCACTGCGCAAGATGTTGATCACTGCATTTGGAATCCAGTGTTACCAACAGATTACTGGTATTGATGCAACTGTTTATTATAGTCCTGAGATCTTTAAAGCTGCTGGTATTGAGGGTGAGTCGAAGCTTCTTGCTGCTACTGTAGCTGTGGGTGTTACAAAGACGGTATTTATACTTGTAGCGATTTTTTTAATTGACAAAGCCGGAAGGAGGCCGCTCTTGTTGGCGAGCACAGTGGGGATGACTACATGTTTATTCACAGTGGCATTCAGCCTTTCTTTACTAGGACATGGATCTGTGGGGATTGCTTTGGCAGTACTGTCAGTTTGTGGAAATGTAGCGTTCTTTTCTGTGGGGATGGGTCCAATTTGCTGGGTGTTGACATCTGAAATATTCCCTTTAAGGTTTCGTGCTCAAGCATCGGCCCTTGGATCAGTGGGTAATAGGGTGTGCAGTGGTCTGGTAGCCATGTCCTTCCTCTCTGTTTCTCGTGCAATTACCGTTGCTGGCACCTTTTTTCTCTTTGGTGCAATTTCAGCAACTGCTATTGTCTTTGTTTACATGATTGTTCCAGAAACGAAAGGCAAATCTCTTGAGGAAATCGagcaaatgtttgagaatggatgTCAGTCTCAAGACAGTGAAGTGCAACTTGGAGATGTTGAACGTCTAGTGCAGAAACAGTGA
- the LOC140007764 gene encoding probable polyol transporter 4 isoform X1 codes for MGSHEGNIINGNGVFGRDMEISVLPLGTKNKYKRMDSQLTDGGDDDSHHQAELENRRKTTRKFVFACAVFASLNNVLLGYDVGVMSGAILFIHQDLNISEIQEEILVGILSIISIFGSLAGGRISDAVGRKWSMGLAAFIFQAGAGIMAVAPSFEILMIGRILAGIGIGFGVMIAPVYIAEISPTVARGSLTSFPEIFINIGILFGYVSNYAFSGLSAHINWRIMLAVGIFPSVLIAFALFVIPESPRWLVVQNRVEEAKSVLAKTNDNDAEVEQRLAEIQLAAGNDAQKYKDKPVWREFLSPSPALRKMLITAFGIQCYQQITGIDATVYYSPEIFKAAGIEGESKLLAATVAVGVTKTVFILVAIFLIDKAGRRPLLLASTVGMTTCLFTVAFSLSLLGHGSVGIALAVLSVCGNVAFFSVGMGPICWVLTSEIFPLRFRAQASALGSVGNRVCSGLVAMSFLSVSRAITVAGTFFLFGAISATAIVFVYMIVPETKGKSLEEIEQMFENGCQSQDSEVQLGDVERLVQKQ; via the exons ATGGGATCCCATGAAGGTAACATTATCAATGGGAATGGAGTTTTTGGAAGGGATATGGAAATATCGGTGCTGCCTTTGGGCACTAAGAATAAGTACAAAAGAATGGATTCTCAATTGACTGATGGTGGTGATGATGATTCACATCATCAGGCGGAATTGGAGAATAGGAGAAAGACTACAAGGAAGTTTGTTTTTGCTTGTGCCGTTTTTGCATCTCTCAACAATGTCCTCCTTGGATATG ATGTAGGTGTAATGAGTGGGGCAATCTTGTTCATTCACCAAGATTTGAATATATCAGAGATCCAGGAAGAAATTCTGGTTGGTATTCTGAGCATTATTTCAATCTTTGGTAGTTTAGCTGGTGGAAGAATATCAGATGCCGTTGGCAGAAAGTGGTCTATGGGTTTGGCTGCTTTCATCTTCCAAGCAGGAGCAGGAATAATGGCTGTAGCCCCTTCATTTGAGATACTAATGATAGGAAGAATATTGGCTGGAAttggaattggctttggagTCATGATTGCACCTGTCTATATTGCAGAGATATCACCTACTGTTGCTAGAGGCTCACTCACCTCCTTTCCAGAAATTTTCATTAATATCGGAATCCTTTTTGGTTATGTCTCTAATTATGCATTTTCCGGGCTTTCAGCACACATAAATTGGAGGATAATGCTGGCTGTGGGAATTTTTCCCTCAGTTTTGATAGCATTTGCTCTTTTCGTAATCCCCGAGTCGCCAAGGTGGTTAGTTGTGCAAAACCGAGTCGAAGAAGCTAAGTCGGTTCTGGCCAAAACAAATGATAATGATGCAGAGGTGGAGCAGAGGCTAGCAGAAATTCAATTAGCTGCTGGAAATGAtgcacaaaagtacaaagacaagCCTGTCTGGCGTGAATTTTTAAGTCCTTCTCCTGCACTGCGCAAGATGTTGATCACTGCATTTGGAATCCAGTGTTACCAACAGATTACTGGTATTGATGCAACTGTTTATTATAGTCCTGAGATCTTTAAAGCTGCTGGTATTGAGGGTGAGTCGAAGCTTCTTGCTGCTACTGTAGCTGTGGGTGTTACAAAGACGGTATTTATACTTGTAGCGATTTTTTTAATTGACAAAGCCGGAAGGAGGCCGCTCTTGTTGGCGAGCACAGTGGGGATGACTACATGTTTATTCACAGTGGCATTCAGCCTTTCTTTACTAGGACATGGATCTGTGGGGATTGCTTTGGCAGTACTGTCAGTTTGTGGAAATGTAGCGTTCTTTTCTGTGGGGATGGGTCCAATTTGCTGGGTGTTGACATCTGAAATATTCCCTTTAAGGTTTCGTGCTCAAGCATCGGCCCTTGGATCAGTGGGTAATAGGGTGTGCAGTGGTCTGGTAGCCATGTCCTTCCTCTCTGTTTCTCGTGCAATTACCGTTGCTGGCACCTTTTTTCTCTTTGGTGCAATTTCAGCAACTGCTATTGTCTTTGTTTACATGATTGTTCCAGAAACGAAAGGCAAATCTCTTGAGGAAATCGagcaaatgtttgagaatggatgTCAGTCTCAAGACAGTGAAGTGCAACTTGGAGATGTTGAACGTCTAGTGCAGAAACAGTGA
- the LOC113689504 gene encoding protein ACCELERATED CELL DEATH 6, which yields MSDLMFSNLLEDDQEEYGAVETMDPELYKATIGGDLLEFVREMERLANDRHPYYLPASCVQLGPQKNTILHLATSYGHHEIVKLVCKDLPHLLAEKDARGDTALHLAARAGDTNLILLLTDSDYAVLALLGATNEEDNTPLHEALIHRHENVARTLIDKNRNMNYSVNHEGKSLTYLAAEAGYVAIISLLMDNPVGNYALDGKHKIKSPVHAAILGRNIDVLKLFWRKDRSSFYKRCEKGGNPLHCAAYIGFTDGISFLLKKSYILAYLRDRQGLLPIHMAASQGHVDIIQLMVQDRPDSREQLTLQGQNILHIAAKSGKCRALERMLKMPELEKLINEKDADGNTPLHVATIYGHPKVVSSLTWDERVILQLENKDGLTALDIAEEQMKPYMASFQKRLTWMALRVVGAPKAPHSKSVTDVNLMLDEQPTTENYRDKVNVILLVATLVATVTFSAGFAMPGGYKNSDPNQGIANMLEKVKFQEFVICDSLAMYSSIAVAVTLLWAQLGDQKSMHVALKLALPLLGIALAMMSIAFMAGVYLVVSKLNWLAHFVLFMGSNFVIVLVLLFLPLCFLGSSNYHRFRFLSYCPFCLMLYALGSYAENEAAE from the exons aTGTCTGATCTAATGTTTTCAAATTTGTTGGAGGATGATCAAGAGGAGTATGGAGCTGTAGAGACAATGGATCCTGAGCTTTACAAAGCTACTATAGGAGGGGatcttcttgaatttgtaaGAGAAATGGAAAGGTTGGCTAATGATAGGCATCCGTACTATCTTCCAGCTTCTTGTGTCCAACTAGGCCCTCAGAAGAACACGATTCTTCACCTAGCGACAAGCTATGGACATCATGAGATTGTCAAACTTGTCTGCAAGGACTTACCTCACTTGCTGGCAGAAAAAGATGCAAGAGGTGATACTGCCCTTCATCTTGCTGCCAGAGCTGGTGATACAAATCTGATCCTGTTGTTGACGGATTCAGATTATGCCGTTTTGGCCCTTTTGGGTGCAACGAATGAGGAAGACAACACTCCCCTGCATGAGGCATTGATTCATCGTCATGAAAATGTAGCCAGAACTTTGATTGATAAAAATCGAAATATGAATTATTCTGTCAACCATGAAGGGAAATCTTTAACGTATCTGGCCGCAGAAGCAGGATATGTTGCCATCATTAGTCTCCTAATGGATAACCCTGTTGGAAATTACGCACTTGATGGAAAGCATAAAATCAAATCACCTGTTCATGCTGCAATTCTTGGAAGGAACATTG ATGTCCTGAAACTGTTCTGGAGAAAAGATCGGTCATCCTTTTACAAAAGGTGTGAAAAGGGAGGAAATCCTCTTCACTGTGCTGCATACATTGGTTTTACTGATGGGATCAGCTTCTTACTGAAAAAATCATATATTCTTGCTTATTTGAGGGATAGACAAGGTCTTCTCCCCATTCATATGGCAGCGAGTCAAGGTCATGTTGATATTATTCAATTAATGGTCCAAGACCGGCCAGATTCAAGGGAACAGCTCACTTTACAGGGCCAAAATATCCTCCACATTGCTGCAAAAAGTGGAAAATGCAGAGCACTTGAGCGTATGCTCAAAATGCCAGAACTAGAGAAACTTATAAATGAAAAAGATGCAGATGGAAACACCCCTTTACATGTGGCTACAATATATGGTCATCCCAAGGTAGTGAGCAGTCTGACATGGGACGAGCGTGTTATCCTTCAGCTGGAAAACAAAGATGGCCTAACTGCACTTGACATTGCTGAGGAACAAATGAAACCATACATGGCCTCATTTCAGAAG CGTTTGACATGGATGGCCTTGAGAGTTGTGGGCGCTCCAAAAGCTCCCCATTCTAAGTCTGTAACAGATGTCAATCTTATGCTCGACGAACAGCCAACAACAGAGAATTACAGAGATAAGGTTAATGTGATTCTGTTGGTAGCTACACTTGTGGCAACTGTGACCTTCTCTGCCGGTTTTGCAATGCCAGGCGGTTACAAAAATTCTGATCCAAACCAAGGCATTGCCAACATGCTAGAAAAAGTCAAGTTTCAGGAGTTTGTTATATGTGATTCTTTAGCAATGTACAGCTCCATTGCTGTGGCTGTTACGCTCCTCTGGGCACAGTTGGGAGATCAGAAGTCCATGCACGTGGCCTTAAAGTTAGCATTGCCACTGCTGGGGATAGCACTTGCTATGATGTCAATAGCATTCATGGCAGGAGTTTACCTGGTGGTCAGCAAACTCAATTGGCTTGCCCATTTTGTGTTGTTCATGGGCTCGAACTTTGTCATAGTCCTCGTACTCCTCTTCCTTCCACTCTGCTTTTTAGGTTCTTCGAACTATCATAGGTTTCGATTCCTCTCCTATTGTCCATTCTGCTTGATGCTGTACGCACTGGGAAGCTATGCAGAGAATGAAGCTGCAGAATAG
- the LOC113690207 gene encoding protein ACCELERATED CELL DEATH 6-like, whose protein sequence is MVCGDVELDVEELEERNKRQEELRWQEESDRRIEKLKKGSTSDIEPVSGLKTGPSTSNSGQRIHPGIDIEDHETNIQMDLTLYKAAKQPLAPHFLDVLERVANEKGLSLSAVFDQVSPIGSTYLHVAAGFNNAATARLIAYHCPPLITKKNFNGDTPLHLTARAGYISISAELLDLWKDAIHLPSAEGGDERQTEQENLLLRLGNERGNTALHEALLNSHDQIARNFIKADPEVAFYLNNDQESPLYLAAKAGSKECVSFVFSFPEALGKMIEQVKVGKSPVHAAISSRNKDALDLMLQKAPEFIHLVDEEGRSPVHYAASMGYLEEVQLILDKFPHSANGRDRNGLLPIHWASINGHVSIIKEMLLHSPDPGELLDQNGYSILHFAAKRGKHKVVSYMLKHPAYEGLINMTDKQGNTPLHLAAMHWHPKTVTALTWDSRVNLTVVNNRGMTALDAARDRMDSASSFQQRLTWAALRGVPRARPRKLLNVDGQTAVPMKQMKPHNYKDRVNTLLLVSTLVATVTFAAGFTVPGGYNNSDPYQGMATMLGLKKFHVFIFCDTIAMFTSIIVAVSLIWAQLGDLNLVLGALRLAFPLIGVALAMMSLAFMAGISVVVSKLRWLDNAILIMGSIFLVILVVLFSPLCFSLGSKYRLLRKIFYYPFLVLIWVTNADPGT, encoded by the exons ATGGTTTGTGGTGATGTGGAGTTAGACGTAGAGGAACtagaggaaagaaacaaaaggcaAGAGGAACTGCGGTGGCAGGAGGAAAGCGACAGAAGGatagaaaaactgaaaaaaggATCAACTTCTGATATTGAGCCTGTTTCCGGTTTAAAGACTGGTCCTTCAACTTCAAATTCAGGACAAAGAATTCATCCTGGAATTGATATTGAAGATCATGAAACAAATATCCAAATGGACCTTACTCTGTATAAGGCTGCAAAGCAACCACTTGCTCCGCACTTTCTTGATGTCCTTGAACGAGTTGCAAATGAGAAAGGGCTATCGCTCTCTGCTGTCTTTGATCAGGTAAGCCCCATAGGAAGTACGTATCTTCATGTTGCTGCCGGCTTTAACAACGCGGCAACAGCAAGGTTAATAGCCTATCACTGTCCACCATTAATCACCAAAAAGAATTTTAATGGTGACACTCCACTGCATCTTACTGCAAGAGCTGGATATATATCGATATCGGCAGAACTATTAGATCTTTGGAAAGATGCTATTCATTTACCCTCTGCTGAAGGAGGGGATGAGCGACAAACAGAGCAGGAAAATTTGCTGCTAAGACTCGGGAATGAGAGGGGTAATACAGCTTTACACGAGGCCTTACTGAATTCTCATGATCAGATTGCTCGTAATTTCATTAAAGCAGATCCAGAAGTAGCATTTTATCTAAACAATGATCAGGAGTCTCCCCTGTACCTAGCAGCCAAGGCTGGTTCTAAGGAATGTGTCTCCTTCGTATTTTCTTTCCCAGAGGCGCTTGGCAAAATGATTGAGCAGGTGAAAGTGGGCAAATCACCAGTTCATGCAGCAATCAGTAGCAGGAATAAGG ATGCTCTGGATCTTATGTTACAAAAAGCACCAGAATTTATTCATCTCGTGGACGAAGAAGGGAGATCTCCAGTCCACTATGCTGCGTCAATGGGTTATCTCGAAGAGGTTCAACTCATTCTGGATAAATTTCCTCATAGCGCTAATGGAAGGGATAGAAATGGCTTGTTACCAATCCACTGGGCATCAATCAACGGCCATGTCAGTATCATAAAAGAGATGCTTTTGCATTCCCCCGATCCTGGAGAGTTGCTTGATCAAAATGGTTATAGTATCCTTCATTTTGCagccaagagaggaaaacaTAAAGTAGTTAGCTACATGCTAAAGCATCCAGCATATGAGGGGCTTATCAATATGACGGATAAGCAGGGAAACACACCATTGCATTTGGCAGCCATGCATTGGCACCCCAAGACAGTCACTGCCCTAACATGGGACTCCAGGGTGAATCTAACAGTGGTGAATAATCGGGGCATGACAGCTCTTGACGCTGCTAGGGATCGCATGGACAGTGCATCCTCATTTCAACAG CGATTAACTTGGGCAGCACTAAGAGGGGTACCCCGAGCTCGGCCTAGGAAGCTCCTAAACGTTGACGGGCAAACTGCGGTGCCAATGAAGCAAATGAAACCACACAATTACAAAGACAGAGTTAACACCCTATTACTAGTGTCGACCCTTGTTGCCACCGTAACTTTTGCTGCAGGTTTCACCGTGCCTGGTGGCTATAACAATTCTGATCCGTATCAGGGCATGGCGACAATGCTAGGATTAAAGAAGTTTCACGTGTTCATTTTCTGCGACACAATAGCCATGTTCACCTCTATCATTGTTGCTGTTTCCCTCATTTGGGCACAATTAGGTGATCTCAATCTCGTGCTTGGTGCCCTCAGGTTGGCCTTTCCTTTAATAGGCGTAGCTCTTGCTATGATGTCCTTGGCATTCATGGCCGGAATATCTGTTGTCGTGAGCAAACTCAGGTGGCTTGACAATGCCATTTTGATCATGGGTTCGATTTTTCTTGTGATTCTGGTAGTGCTCTTCTCTCCACTTTGCTTTTCTCTCGGATCAAAGTACCGCCTTTTACGCAAAATATTTTACTACCCATTCCTCGTGCTCATATGGGTTACTAATGCTGATCCTGGAACTTAG